The following proteins come from a genomic window of Perognathus longimembris pacificus isolate PPM17 chromosome 12, ASM2315922v1, whole genome shotgun sequence:
- the Tnfrsf11b gene encoding tumor necrosis factor receptor superfamily member 11B, which translates to MNQWLGCALLFLDISMKWTTQESFPPKYLHYDPETSRQLRCDKCPPGTYLKEHCTVSRETVCIPCPANYYADSWHTSEECLYCSSVCKELQLVKQECNSTHNRVCECEEGRYLELEFCLKHRSCPPGSGVVQAGTPERNTVCKRCPDGFFSSEASSKAPCRKHTNCSVLGLLLTQRGNATHDNICSRSNASTQKCGIDVTLCEEAFFRFAVPTKFTPNWLSVLVDNLPGTKVNAESVARIKRRHSSQEQTFQLLKLWKHLNKDQDMVKKIIQDIDLCENGVQRHIGHANLTFEQLRSLIESLPGKKVGTEDIERTRKMCKSNEQLLKLLSLWRIKNGDQDSLKGLMHALKHLKAYHLPKAVTHSLRKTIRFLHSFTMYRLYQKLFLEMIGNQVQSVKISCL; encoded by the exons ttCTTGGACATTTCCATGAAATGGACCACTCAAGAGTCCTTTCCTCCAAAGTACCTTCATTATGACCCAGAAACTTCTCGTCAGCTCAGGTGTGACAAATGTCCTCCAGGCACCTACCTAAAAGAGCACTGCACAGTGAGTCGGGAGACCGTATGCATCCCTTGCCCTGCTAACTACTACGCAGACAGCTGGCACACGAGCGAAGAGTGCCTGTACTGCAGCTCAGTGTGCAAGGAGCTGCAGTTGGTCAAGCAGGAGTGCAATAGCACCCACAAtcgcgtgtgtgagtgtgaggaAGGGCGTTACTTGGAGCTGGAGTTCTGCCTGAAGCACAGGAGCTGTCCCCCCGGATCCGGAGTGGTGCAAGCCG GAACCCCAGAGCGAAATACCGTTTGCAAAAGATGTCCAGATGGGTTCTTCTCCAGTGAGGCGTCATCAAAAGCCCCCTGTAGGAAACACACAAACTGCAGTGTCTTAGGTCTCTTGCTGACTCAGAGAGGAAATGCGACGCATGACAATATATGTTCCAGAAGTAATGCATCAACTCAAAAGTGTGGAATAG ATGTCACCCTTTGTGAAGAGGCATTCTTCAGGTTTGCTGTTCCAACAAAGTTTACACCAAATTGGCTCAGTGTCCTAGTAGACAATTTACCTGGAACTAAAGTGAATGCAGAGAGTGTGGCGAGGATCAAACGACGACATAGCTCACAAGAACAAACTTTCCAGCTACTGAAGTTATGGAAGCATCTAAACAAAGACCAAGATATGGTCAAGAAGATCATCCAAG ATATTGATCTCTGTGAAAATGGCGTGCAGCGGCATATTGGGCATGCAAACCTCACCTTTGAGCAGCTTCGCAGCTTGATAGAGAGCTTGCCAGGGAAGAAAGTTGGCACAGAAGACATTGAAAGAACAAGGAAGATGTGCAAATCAAACGAGCAGCTTCTGAAGCTGCTCAGCTTGTGGAGAATAAAAAATGGTGACCAAGACTCCTTGAAGGGCCTGATGCATGCACTCAAGCACTTGAAAGCATACCACTTGCCCAAAGCTGTCACTCACAGTCTGAGGAAGACCATCAGGTTCCTACACAGCTTCACCATGTACAGACTGTACCAGAAGCTATTCTTAGAGATGATAGGGAACCAGGTGCAGTCAGTAAAAATAAGCTGCTTATAA